GAAGGAGTTACACTTGGGTTTGAATTAGGAccttcaaaacaaaaattgCTAGGTTAATAAAACCTGAATATGGAGtcgaattataaattataatatagTCTAAAGATTGTTAAAGAGTTGAATGGTACATAATTACCTGGTGTCTGGGCCGATGGAGTTAAGCTAGGAGTTGAATTAGGACCTTTAAAACAAAAGTTGCAAGATTAATTGACTTAATTGTACGTCTTttgttttaccaaaaaaaaagattaaaaataaaaaaaaaatcaaactaaaaattGAACGTACCTGGAGGTGGAGCAGAAAGGGTGGGAGTTGGAGACAGAGGTGGAATAGATGGAGTTCCCGGGGGTGGAATTGATGGACTTCCCGGGGTACCTTGAGATTCAAATTTTGCAATGTTATTATTATgcgttttctatttttttttatcatataaAGATTAATATTGAGGATATTCTATCATCTAGGATAACTATGTTATTCACAAAATAACTTAATAGCTTTAGGGTGATGCACATCTAAGCTTAACAACAAACCCTTAACTCCTTGAGCCATTTCAGCTCACAACAGACCCACGATATTCTAGCATCTAGGATAACTACGTTATCCTCAATGATTACACTAACGGCCATTCAGtaacaataataaataatgttGATAACGAGAGTAAATTCAAGCGTAATTTCCCCGAAAAGTAACAACATAATGTTCATGTTATTGCAATATGGTCGCTAAAATTTTCATACCATTAATTATCAATTGGTGGTACCGTGTTACTGCCTTACTGGGTGTGAATAAAAAtttatggaaaaaaaattgaaatatttgaaGTAATTGGCGTATTTTCGacaaatttataacacaagtccATACTCATTACTAACTCTTAacatttgacaaatttataacacaagtccATACTCATTACTAACTCTTACGGAGTAACATTTTCCCGCCTACGCACGTATGTATACCAAACAAGTCCTAATTCATAAATAGTTACTCTGTGTTAGAGTAAGGCTTTGTGACTGACTGAAATTAAGCTGAAATTGATAAGTTGACCCTAATTATTAAAGGTGACTGAAATCTGTTTCCAAAGAACCTAAGATACTTACCGGAGTTACCACCGGGGCAAATTGTATCGAAAGAAGCGTTGATATTGCACATAGTGAGAAGCACAGAGATACCATTAACTTCAGTAGCATTTACATTAGACTTGATGCTGCAAAAACAAGGCATCTCATTGGTTACTATTTGTGCAACGACCGGACAACACACTTGCTGAAATTCCGCCGGTGTTTCAGCACCACGGTGACAAGTCTCGATCCTGTTCCAGCAAAACGGTGAATTTTGTTGCGCCGATGAGGGCATAAATGTCATTGACATGAGCAACACTATTCCAGCAACCGTAACGTATGTTTTCATTTTcctgcctttttttttttttatgtatgaTATAATGAATTAATGAGAATTTACTGTTTTGTATATGatggattattattatttgcgAACTTTTGTATCATACATTTATAGTACACGGGGAATTTAAGTTAAAGTCACGTATATACACTTAGCTTTCAGGAATATATGAAGTTGCGTTTATTATTGAAATTCGATCTTGtttatattatatatttatatgttatAATGTTAGTGTTCATCACGTAGACATATACGTATTATGCCGGCCAATTACACCCTGTATGATAGTACGTAGTACTCCACGCATTCTCTTAGCTGCCCGCATGCTTCTCCATCATAAGTTCTTCACGCTCAAGCATGGTGCCGGCTAATCCTCGGAAAACTACGTGGATCGGTCGAGACGCGACGACCACTGTGACTCGGCAACATCAGTTGACTTGGACCGGCACAAATATATCATTTAACCATTAAATATATATATCGATCTCCAATTTTCTacttttaaaattataaatgaTTCATATTATGAATTCTACTACGTAGTAGATTCAATAACTACTTAATAAACTAGTAGTagaattactccctctgtcccttaatactcgacctattttgaccggacacgtatgtcaatgcacaactttgaccaccaatttctttaactacctattataaaaacttataaaaatattaatatgttgaaaatatatagtaagatgaagccaacaatatattatatactaacatttattttcatatactagaaataaaatagggtcaaagtgaattatgtgaataatgcaaaaagtcaaaacaggtcgagtattaagggacggagggagtaataataattaaagtacttcgtattaaaGTATGAAgtaatataaaattataaatagtATGAAAACGGTGTGAAACTAGCACTTCTTAGTTGATTTTAGGTTCTGTTGGGGTTATGCTAAGAAGTGTTTTAATTAACCCCAAAAGAACCTAATATATTACGTGCTCTATATGAGGTTAGATGGTATATCAATCATGTACGCTTGGCTAATAGTTCTCCTTTGTAATTTATTCACCAAATATTCTTGGAATTCTGGTTGGTTAATTAATTCAAGGCTATGTGTGGTATCATTGTACTCTTTAGTCCCTTTTTCTCTTTGTTGCGAGCCATTTATATTTGTTAAGGCAATCGGACTAAATTTCTTTCCTagctaataaaatattatacatAAAACTAACCAAAATTTTCTTTTACTTAGTAGCAATGTATACCAAATTATTTAGTAACCATTTCGGAACCTTAAACTTTGTCTAGGACTCTTGTCGTTGCTGTACTTGTCAACCACTTGTATGCTTATGATTATTTAAGGTGACTTAAAATTCTAGCATACCTATCATTTAAGGTGTTTGGAATAGGTTGTCAAATAAAGCTTTAACCTTGCCTTATTAAATTAGGCACCAGGTAATTATTTTAACACGGTAACAATTACATTTTACAAATATATAGTATAAGTAAAagacaacactacaagaaattgtactattaacgacaggaaatcccgtcgcgaaaggccaataattgttgattaacgacaggatttcctgtcgcgaacccgtcataaaagggggccgtcgttaatagaaaatcccgtcgtaaacccgttgtaaacccgtcgtaaaagacatttgcgacggatattcccgtcattgtttggttgttagccccgtcgcaaaagtcttttgcgacggaatttttgacccgtcgtaattagattgtcgtaaaagatacaaattcttgtaatgcaattatagaaaaaatattttaaagaaatatatGTACGTGTCACACACGatgtacaagtacaaatttcattGTAGAATTCAATTCACATGCGCACTTGATCAGCAGCAACCTAGCTTCAAGATTATAATGAATATTTGAAGAAGAAAAGGGTAGATATATATAATTCCATTAATCCAATATAGAAGGAGGTCGAAGAATTGGATCGGAATAAGATGCATGCATGCTTGCAATGTCCTTAAAACGTGAAAGTTGTGCAGACGATGAATAAGAGGGAGAATAGCATAGCCCATGCAATCTTCCGTCCAGAAGTACCTGCACCTTATAAATTATTATGTaaaatgtaatttcatatttaccatCTTAATTTTACGACATATTAATTTAAGCTATGCATGGATTTACCTGAGCACAAAGCATCGACAGGACTAGTGATATTGCACGTAGACAAGACTTGATTCATAGTAGAGTCATGCGAGTCATCAAATTCAGAAATGACAAGGGCACCGCGACAGAAACACCGTTTATCAACACTCACCTGTTGCTGGAAAACGGGACAACAAAGTACGTGAGTCGTATTAAAAAGAGGATCAATTAAGTCCCACAACGTTGTTTCTTTAAAGGTGGTGTTTAAACATCGCACAATCTTATCCCAGCAGGGTAGTGTCCTAGCAAACACGTCACTAGGACCTAAGTCATCTGTTGATGCTAATGACGGTGTTATTGGTATGGATAACCACATCATTACTAAAACCATCACTAATCCTATTTCTATGTATAATTTAGCACCCCTCATTTTGTACTTAATTTGTATGAACTGAAGTTGATTTATACAACATACTTGTACTACATAGGAACGAAGCCTAAGAAGAATTAATCAATGGGATATGATATATTAAAGATTAAAACCCAAAAGTACTAGGTCAGTACCAGTATATATGATAATTACGTAGTAATTAATTACAATATGCTGCCACGATCGAATGTTAGGGCCtttatagtgtttttttttttaattgaaactTCACATAAGAGTATTACTCGCTCTATGTCTGAATAGTTGCAACAGTTTGATCGACACGTACACTTGTCAAAACACTAATTTGACCGTAATTATATGCCATtacatattagtaaaaaaatttaaaaaaaggcaaatttgtcaaaaactatcttataaaatcatatttttgtgaaaaactaccttataaaaataaTGTTGTTAAAATggatatttgaaaaatatacaTTAAGACTAATCTAGCAACATATTATATACACAATAACATTTGATATTCATATATTAGTAAGAAAATTTGGTCAAAGTTAATGTAGAATTAGTACAAAAGTCAAATTGATGCAAATATTCAAGAACGTAGGGAGTATATAATATTGTATTGTACTTATTGAAACATTCCAAACGAGACTAAGTTTATGTTTTGCAACGATGGCTAGCTAGCTAGTCGAAACTGGCAAGTCGACTGAAGTTGAGAAGGTATTACTGCAATTGATGATGTACTAATTGTTGTTACGTTATTGATAAAACTAGTTGTTTAAGCTGAAATTTTCCAATATGAGACTAAAACTTCATGCTCAATCATTACAAGACTTACAACAACGACAAAGGTACGTATAAATATGGTGATTTTCAGAGtttatgatattttttttaaatgagaCTAGGAATGGGGCAATAtggcttttaattttaattttgaacacACATGGGAGTCATATTGTTGTGTTGGTTACCCTCAATTCGATATGATTTTGTTTCTGTCAAACGACCTTCATAAAACATGGGTGTTAATTTAGGGTCAAACATACATAAACTAAACAgtttgattaaacggaccaaacaattaataaaactagtttagaaACCCTAGTATGGGCAAAATAGTTCTTTATGATCTACGATGTATATACAAATTAAAGTATATAGATCTGATAAGGATGAATGATAAATTGTATGTGCAAAGTAAAATGGGTCCGTATATATGATGTTTATTCGAGTTAATAGAGATAATTGCAACGTTCTCACAACGTACCTTAGCTTGAAAACATGGATGGTGAAGAATTGGATTTAAAGCTAAAAATTTAATTGTTGAATGATTGAGATTTGAGAGGTGAAGACTTTAGTACACTAAAATTATTTGTTTCGTTCATGTCAAAAAGAAAGTGTGAAATAGGATGGGCATACTGCCTTATTATTCAATAAAAATGATCTTGGAATACAAGCCTTCGCCAAAAAGAATCATAGAAAACAAAATGCAACAAAAATCATTCTTGTATCGACAACTCAAGTAACGTTACAAATGAATAAATTCGATCGCTCATAAAAACATCATCATAAACGCCCAAATGAAGAGTGCGCCAGGAAGTAATCCAACCAATGCAATCTTGTTAGCACCATTAGTAGTATTACTATTACTACTCTTACTATCACCACTTTTACTGTCACCACTCATATCTGCAACAtctgcaaaagaaaaaaaaatgtatatatacatttattaattcaacataaaaaaaaaaaaagttgaaacgTTACAActacgtactccctccgtttctttttgtttgttacgtttggaattttgcacgtttattaacgtataataaagatttttttattttttatcaaaaaaataaacTCAAGTAAAACCTCACTGCACTAATCATTTCAACAACAAATaagattattttatttattaaaatgaaccaataatggaaaagcgcaaagattgctaacttaacatacttgggaaattgcAACGATATtcaatgagttgaaaaaattggccaattaaaattaaaagatggtacaaaaaatgataatataataagtttataaaagaaaagattcttccacgtaacaaacattgtgaaacaccctaaaaggaatacgtaacaaaaaaaaaaaaaaaaacagagggagtacaagAAAGTGGAGGAAGTATAAACGTACCGTTGCACAATTCATCGAAAGTGGTGTCAATATCACATTTCTCGAAAAGCTTATTGTACTCCAGCTCGACTTGAGAGAAGGTCACTTTGGGCACATTAAAAGAAGAAGGACTAGGGGCAATACTAGTCATGTTTTTCAAAACTTCTTCCAATTTACAGAAACATGTTGCATTTGCTACTTCAGTTTTGATAACTGAGCAACACTTTGTTGGATCTTGAGTTAAACCATCTTCACTAATTGATTTAGTTGCCATGCATTCTATAATATTCTTTATGCATGTTGGAATTGCATTTAGATTATCAAGGATAGATTGAGTTGGTTTAGGAAGGCTAGTTGGAGATGAAATTTCTTGTGCAGATGAGGGTATAATTGCCATTGCCAATAATACTATTCCAAAAGCCAACATTGTAACACTAATACCCAAAGATTTCCCACTTGCCATTTTcaatttcttttcaatttttttttctttctttttttgagaAAATTCGATCACACACTAATTATTTTTAAGATTGGGTTGATAGGATGATGATAAACAGACGAGTAAAGATGATTTATAGTAGCTTGATAAGAATTAATTAATCGAATATTCTTAATCATctgtattttattatattttcttgaattaattgtctaattaaattgttaggTAAGAGTGCATGCCACTAACTATAGAAGATGGTTCGTTATTGATGGGCACGATCGATGAAGTTAGGGGTGTTGACTGTTTATTTTTACATGTAATTTCCAACTAAGGCCTAAAAGGCTGAAAGCTACCTGCTATTAAATTGAAATTAATAGTTGCTAGGATACTACGTAGTACTTGGTGGTTGTTACCAACATATAATAGGTAGGGGAATGTAATGGTGTCAAATCGACTCATCGATTTGTTATAAGTTGTGCGTAAATATGTAATTGATCATGTTTTGTGTCAGATTATTGTATATCTGTATCCACACGGGATATAATGCAATTTTTTCATGGGTCAATTCGATTTTTACTGAATGTCGGTCAATCAAGTTAGTTTATGATGGCCCTAGTTAGGGGTGAGCATTACCGTTGAGCAGCCCAACACAAGATAGCGTgccaaatttttttaaaattggaAGATATTTGTAACCTgtttctggaaacggaaaccaAAATTAGAACTTGTTGCAATAGGTTAAAAATAATAACCGATATGATCAGGTTACCAACAGATTTCAACTCCACAATTCGAGAATCGGAATCGAGATCTGTCGCAACAGGATTCCGAGCAAGTTTTTGAAGTTACTTTTGGATGCCCACTTTTTTGCTGCTCATCCCTGATAAAGTGATACTACGTATTATTTTCGATAGCCCACGGGCCACATTATGTAAATCAGTTATTGGGCCTTCTATAGTATGGGCTTTCAGTTGATCTTGATTATTTAAACTTTGAATTGGGCCGATATATCAATTTTAAAAGACCAGCCAACATCAATAAAAGTGACGAATCTCAAGTATTAATGGGCTCAAAAAAAATGTTGCATACTTGCATAGTTGCATGCATGCAGAGAGTGAGTCACCAACTCACCAATCACCATacataatttcaaatttaaaacTATCCCTTATACAAACTGAAATCAATAGCAAACAGATTCTTAAACAGTAATGATAAGTGCATATAGTTAATTCCAAACGTCCCAATTAAGATGATACATAATCCATGTTTTAATTAAGCTGACATTATCATCGTCCAAAAAAAGAGTGCAGCAGGAACTAATCCATAAACGGATCGCTCAATCTTGGTGGCACCATTTTTTGTCATTCCTGGGTGCTGTGGGTGCTGCACCGCCTCACTTGATTCACTTACACTCTCGGTTTTACTCACACCTGCATGGAATAAACATTTAATTGTTTCCAATACTACATTTTACGAATCTAACATTTAATTTCCATATTATTGTATAAAGTCAACCAAAACAATCATTTTTGTATAAAGAGTATTAAATACGGGTCTGACCACGTCCATCATCAAGAGAGAGACCACTTAACAAATCCAACGAaagttccaccttaaaaccatatgccAATAAGGGGATTAGTCCATTGGTCCTTATTAACTGATTAACTCCCTCTTCTTTTATCAACGTGAGACTCTCACACGGGATATATATTTCATGTGTTAGATCTTAACAAAGAggcaaacaaaaattaaagatattaacagtcaaagttgtgcatcagCCAACATGAAAGTCAAAGTGGTGCACTTATTTCTAAACAGAGAAAGTATAATATATACGTACGTACCATTGCACAATTCGTCGAAACTAGAGGTAAATTTACAATCACCAAGAACCCTATTTGCAAGAACTTCAAATGTAGAAGAAAGAACGGCAGGTTGATCACTAGGAACATCTTGAATATATTCCTTGATACTACAAAAACAAGTTGCATTGGCTACTTGCGGTTTAATTACTGGACAACACAATGCGTAGTTAGTAGTAGGATCTGCTGCATCTAAACCTGCGCTTGTTAGGCAATCATCGACCTTTGCCCAACAAATTGGTAACCCCGTTGGATTGTCTAATGCTTTTGTGGGCATTATTGTCATTGACAAACATACCATTCCCATCACTACCATTATCATCATCTTCATTTTTCTCTCTTAATACGTAGTAATATATAAATTATAAACTCGAATTTGTTATTTCGTAGGCTTTTTCATTAAGAGATGGAAACAAGCTAGGTTATTTATAGTGTATTTATAAATGTTATAAATCAAGTCATAATTGAAAAGAATAGTATATATATGCCGCCCACGATCGAAGATGTTTAGAGTATTTGTTTTGTACGGAGTACTTTGTGTTTATCAAAAATTTCCCACCAGGCCACTAAGAAAATTAAATGTCAAAACTCCACGTGTATATTGtcaaaatctccacttggccaCCAAGGAAATTAAAGGCCACATATGATAGATTTTAGGTTCATTCCTCCTGTTTCGACGGATAACACTTTAAAGAAAatgattaatgatttaattgatagaaatttgaggacgcacgcgTGAGTTTTGATGGGCCTTAATAATATATCAACAATAATAAGAAGTGTAACACAATATTCATCCCTAAACTTATGCAAATACAACGTATTTATAGTTGTTCAATATAGGTCATCTTCATTCTTTAGAATTTTCTACCTCCTTCC
This Spinacia oleracea cultivar Varoflay chromosome 6, BTI_SOV_V1, whole genome shotgun sequence DNA region includes the following protein-coding sequences:
- the LOC110795259 gene encoding proline-rich receptor-like protein kinase PERK2 isoform X2 — protein: MKTYVTVAGIVLLMSMTFMPSSAQQNSPFCWNRIETCHRGAETPAEFQQVCCPVVAQIVTNEMPCFCSIKSNVNATEVNGISVLLTMCNINASFDTICPGGNSGTPGSPSIPPPGTPSIPPLSPTPTLSAPPPGPNSTPSLTPSAQTPGPNSNPSVTPSAPTPGTLAPTPMMPPQGEGPSIAPSTPTLINPPLGSAESPTALSPTTDGNTTETPTSAANKIAMAGSLSGLLVLMTYVLF
- the LOC110795259 gene encoding proline-rich receptor-like protein kinase PERK2 isoform X1, with the protein product MKTYVTVAGIVLLMSMTFMPSSAQQNSPFCWNRIETCHRGAETPAEFQQVCCPVVAQIVTNEMPCFCSIKSNVNATEVNGISVLLTMCNINASFDTICPGGNSGTPGSPSIPPPGTPSIPPLSPTPTLSAPPPGPNSTPSLTPSAQTPGPNSNPSVTPSAPTPGDAGTLAPTPMMPPQGEGPSIAPSTPTLINPPLGSAESPTALSPTTDGNTTETPTSAANKIAMAGSLSGLLVLMTYVLF
- the LOC110795274 gene encoding uncharacterized protein; this encodes MKMMIMVVMGMVCLSMTIMPTKALDNPTGLPICWAKVDDCLTSAGLDAADPTTNYALCCPVIKPQVANATCFCSIKEYIQDVPSDQPAVLSSTFEVLANRVLGDCKFTSSFDELCNGVSKTESVSESSEAVQHPQHPGMTKNGATKIERSVYGLVPAALFFWTMIMSA
- the LOC110795195 gene encoding uncharacterized protein, producing the protein MASGKSLGISVTMLAFGIVLLAMAIIPSSAQEISSPTSLPKPTQSILDNLNAIPTCIKNIIECMATKSISEDGLTQDPTKCCSVIKTEVANATCFCKLEEVLKNMTSIAPSPSSFNVPKVTFSQVELEYNKLFEKCDIDTTFDELCNDVADMSGDSKSGDSKSSNSNTTNGANKIALVGLLPGALFIWAFMMMFL